ATCACGGTTGAACACTCCATGTACCCATGGGAATTTCATCGGTTTATATTCATAAATCTCGATGCCCATATTGCGTATTTTTTTGAGGTGCTTCTTTCTGAGCGGTTGATTGTTGGAAGCATTTCCGAAACCATCATAGAGTGCCCTTACCTTGACACCTTCCTTGACTTTCTCGCCAAGCAGATCAAAAAGAAGTCCGGCAATACTATCGTTTCTGAAGTTGAAGTATTCCAAGTGTACGCTATGTTTGGCCTGTCGGATAGCCTGGAACATATCATCAAATTTCTCCTGACCGCTCATCAGAAGTGTAACAGAATTATCGTGAGAAAAGCGGATGCCTTTCCCGCGAAGCTGATTGACGATCAATGAATCGCTTGTCTGTGCGCTGCACAGCGAACAAGACAGCCACAAAGTCGCAATGAATAATAAATATCTCATCTTATTAATCAATAACCTCTAAAATCAATAATCCATGAAAGAATCCCTCACAAAAGGAATCCCCGCGTAAAAAATCCGTGTAATCTGTGCATAAATCCCTTATACCATACAAGCATAATGATCGACGATTCCCATGAGATGGTTTTCCTGATCTACTACGAGTACAGTATGAACCTTGTACTTGTGCATGATGCGTTGTATCTCGGAGATTTTGGTGTTTGGATTTACCATCTTCGGAGTAGTTGTCATGATGTCGCTCACAGTCTTGTTGAAGAATTCTGCCTGCCATTTTTCCATCGCACGACGGATGTCACCATCGGTAATCAATCCGATGACCTTCTTGTCCTCATCGAGCGATATTCCTAATCCTAATTTGCCCTTACTTACATGGATGATAGCTTCACCGAGATGCATTTCCTTAGGAATAATAGGCAAATCGTCGCTTCGCATGACATCCTCTGCTGTTGTCAGCAATCGTTTTCCTAACTCACCGCCTGGATGGAATTGCGCAAAATCACGAGGTTGGAAATGGCGCACCTGCATCAGCGCAATAGCCAAGGCATCACCCATGGCAAGAGCTGCTGTTGTGCTGCTTGTTGGAGCGAGGTTTAATGGGCACGCTTCCTTCTTTACCTTTACTGTGATATGAAAGTTGGAGTATTTTGCCAACAGTGATTTCGGATTACCTGTTATGGAAATGATCGGGATGTTCATGTGAAGAACCATAGGAATGAATCGGAGCAATTCGTCTGTCTGACCGCTATTACTCAAAGCTAATACCACATCCTTATCTGTCATGACACCCAAATCGCCATGATATACATCGAGTGGGTTGATATAGAAAGCTGGTGTTCCGGTTGATGCAAGTGTAGCTGCTATTTTAGCTCCTACATGTCCACTTTTGCCTACACCGGTTACGATGATTTTTCCCTGGCAGTTGTACATCATGTCAACTGCTTTTTCGAAGTTCTCGTCCAGGAAAGGGATTTGGTCAAGAATGGCCTGTGCCTCTTCTCGAAGTGCCTGTTCACCATAGGCACGGACGGTTTTGTCCTCTATATGGTTGTTCTTTTCTGTCATGATTGATGATTCTTAAACTGAAATGTTATGTGCTAAGCCAATAGGTCTGCGATTAATGCTTCAAGCTTGTCCAGTTCCAACATGTTAGCGGCATCGCTTTTTCCATGGTCTGGGTCAGGGTGTACTTCAAAGAAATAGCCTGTAGCACCGAATGCTTTAGCTGCTTTAGCCATGGCTGGTACGAACTTACGGTCTCCAACGGTTTTTCCGTCACCTGCACTTGGGCGTTGTACGCTATGGGTACAGTCCATGATGACATTAGGTACAATCTCCTTCATATCTGGAATGTTACGGAAATCAACTACAAGATTATTGTATCCGAAACAGTTGCCGCGTTCTGTAAGCCATACTTCCTTGGCACCACTATCCAGAGCTTTCTCTACAGGATAGCGCATATCTCTTCCGCTCAAGAATTGAGCCTTCTTGATGTTAACAATTTTACCGGTCTTTGCTGCTGCTACTAAAAGGTCGGTCTGACGGCAGAGGAAAGCTGGAATCTGAAGTACATCGCATACCTCACCTGCAGCTTCTGCCTGATAGCTCTCGTGAATATCCGTGAGTACGCGTAAGCCGTATTTCTCCTTGATGTCCCCGAGCATCTGCAAGCCTTTTTCTATGCCTGGTCCACGGAAAGAGTGGATAGATGTGCGGTTGGCCTTGTCAAATGATGACTTAAATATGATGTCTGTTCCCAACTCCTGGTTGATGCGTACCAACTCCTGGGCTACTGTTTCCAGTAACTCCATGGATTCAATGACGCATGGACCTGCTATAAATGTTGTTGCCATATCTTATTATTTTAAAGTATCTAATTTTAATCTCCTAACTCTTGTTTCTTGACTCCTAATTCCTCTGTCGTTACGTTCTTGATTGTTATTTCACGTTGTGGGAAAGGAATCTCAATATTGTGCTCGTTGAGTGTATCGTAAATGCATTCCATGATGATACCATCGTCTGCATACTGTGTGAGTACGTTGACCCATACCAATATCTTAAGCGTGATACAGTTGTCATCAAAACTCTTCAAAACGATGCGTACACCTTTTTCATGATAGATGCAATCGAGTTTGTTGAGTGCCTCAATGAGTATTTTCTTAACTTCTTTTACGTTGGTACCATATGCCACACCTACTTCTAATATGTCCAACTCATAACCATGATTTCGGGTCATATTTTTGTAGTTCTTGGCAAAGAGTTGAGAGTTCTGGAATGCTATGACGGAGCCGTCTGTAGCCTCCAGCATCGTGGAAGTATAGCTGATACTGCTTACGCGTCCACGGGTTCCTTCACAAATGATGTAGTCGCCAACTTTCACGCGACCCATCATGAGGGAAACGCCATAGTAGATGTTCTCCAAGATGTCTTTCGATGCAAAACCCAGACCCGTTGATAAACCTGCGAAGATGGCCAATAACCAGGATTTGCCTACATGGAATATTGTGAGAGCTATCATCAGCCAGATGCCCCAGACCACTACCTGCAGCACATTCTTGAACATCATAATCTTGGAAGCTGCAGACGTCGGATCAGACTTCTCGAAATGATGGCGCATGATATCGGTGGTTGTGATATTCAGATAGTTGAACAGGAAGTAGAGGCATGCTACAAGACTTAAACTGTATAGAGAGGCCGAGAAATTCTCACTGTCGATATAATGCTTGTTGAAAATCAT
This is a stretch of genomic DNA from Segatella hominis. It encodes these proteins:
- a CDS encoding KpsF/GutQ family sugar-phosphate isomerase encodes the protein MTEKNNHIEDKTVRAYGEQALREEAQAILDQIPFLDENFEKAVDMMYNCQGKIIVTGVGKSGHVGAKIAATLASTGTPAFYINPLDVYHGDLGVMTDKDVVLALSNSGQTDELLRFIPMVLHMNIPIISITGNPKSLLAKYSNFHITVKVKKEACPLNLAPTSSTTAALAMGDALAIALMQVRHFQPRDFAQFHPGGELGKRLLTTAEDVMRSDDLPIIPKEMHLGEAIIHVSKGKLGLGISLDEDKKVIGLITDGDIRRAMEKWQAEFFNKTVSDIMTTTPKMVNPNTKISEIQRIMHKYKVHTVLVVDQENHLMGIVDHYACMV
- the kdsA gene encoding 3-deoxy-8-phosphooctulonate synthase; protein product: MATTFIAGPCVIESMELLETVAQELVRINQELGTDIIFKSSFDKANRTSIHSFRGPGIEKGLQMLGDIKEKYGLRVLTDIHESYQAEAAGEVCDVLQIPAFLCRQTDLLVAAAKTGKIVNIKKAQFLSGRDMRYPVEKALDSGAKEVWLTERGNCFGYNNLVVDFRNIPDMKEIVPNVIMDCTHSVQRPSAGDGKTVGDRKFVPAMAKAAKAFGATGYFFEVHPDPDHGKSDAANMLELDKLEALIADLLA